Genomic DNA from Carnobacterium divergens DSM 20623:
CATTGATTGTAACCCGTGCTTTTGCAACATCGCCTGTGTAGTTTCCTGTAATTTCTGCATTTCCAATTGAATACTCAGCTGGACTAATAGAACCTGATACAGTAGCATTGTTCACTTTAACTGGTGCATTCTCCTGAAGCAGTTTGTCATTTTTATCATATGCATTCATTGTGACAATATCAGTAGCACTAATATTTTGATTTGCTGCATAAAAGGTAAATTTACCATTCTCTAAGTTTCCGCCCCACGCAACTGAAACACCATTTATATACAAACGTAATTTAGCAACATCACCGGCATAAATCCCTGTAATATTTGAATCTCCCACTGTGAAATCATTTGCTTTAATTGATCCGGTTACTGGTGGAGTATTTGTTACATGAATTTCAATTTCTTTTGTTGTTTTCAGTCCCACTGAGTCAACAACTGAATATTTCACTTTGTAGTAGCCCTCTCTTGATGTATCTACTTGATTGCTTTCAACGACTAATTTATTTGTAATCCAACCGTCTTCCGTATCATATGCTTTTACATCTTTTAAAGCAGCGGCATCATCATAGACACTGTTCAAAGGTACTGTTAATTCCTTGTTGTCTCCAATAATAATTTCTGGCGCTGTATCGCCATAGCCTGGATCCATTTTAGAAATTGGTATATTCACTCTGCTATCAGTTGATCCAAGATTCCAGTCAATAATATTATCTCTTTGCGATAATGCTGTTTGTACATGATAAAATCCATCTTGAGCATCTGCAATACGTACTCCTGATTCGGTAATTGCTTTACCTAAATCTAGTTCTAAGTTCATCGTAATATGTGGTAAAATTCCAATAATGGTTGTCATTGAAGGATTTTGAAATACAATTGTATTATTTACTGTATCTACTCTTAACTCTGAAGATGTATAGGTATGATTCATTATTGGAAACCCAATATTCCATGCACGAATTTTCCCAGTAATTGAATTTCTAAAGGCTTCTGTTTTTGCTAATTCACGAAATTCTTCTGGTAATTTAATAACGTAATCGCTTCTATCTCCCCAAGAAATATCAGCAATTTTTTGAATATCTAATTGAATGCCTAGGTTACCTGTTGTGATACCATCTTTTAACTGTAACCCTTTGTCAGCAGAACCACTGTAAATTGTTTTTCCCCAAACAACAAGTCCTAAAGCTCTTGCTTCAGCATCTACTGCTTCTTGTGGTGTTTGAACTTTTTCATTTGTTGCTTCTCCATTTTCAGTCGCTTCTACTGCTGTAGTATCAGCTGCTTCTTGTGCTTGATTAACCGTCGTTTCATTTTCTTGTTCAGCTGCTAAAGAGATAGCTGGTAATACTTGAGTTGAAATTGTTACCGCTGCTAAAATAGTTGCTACAGTTTTTGTTATTTTTAAATTCATAAATAATTCCCCTTTTGTGTAATTTTCTGTTTACTAAAATTTTTTCCTTTCTTTAGAATCGTTTTAGTTTTTTTTAACGGGAACTAACTAACCCAAAAACGAACTACTGAATTTCATCTGTTTTCAAACTCAAACATTCTTCCCATCTATCAATATGGTTGATTGCCCTTACGTTATAAAATTTTTCTAAAATGATCTTTTTAACTTCCTCAATAGAATATTCTATGCTTAATACTAGGGCTTTTGATATTTTACGACCATCTAATGTTAAGAACTCAACATAGTAAATGACATCATCTTTCCAATACTCTTCAATCATTGCCCACACCCCTTTTCACTTTTTTCTATTTATTAAACT
This window encodes:
- a CDS encoding immunoglobulin-like domain-containing protein, encoding MNLKITKTVATILAAVTISTQVLPAISLAAEQENETTVNQAQEAADTTAVEATENGEATNEKVQTPQEAVDAEARALGLVVWGKTIYSGSADKGLQLKDGITTGNLGIQLDIQKIADISWGDRSDYVIKLPEEFRELAKTEAFRNSITGKIRAWNIGFPIMNHTYTSSELRVDTVNNTIVFQNPSMTTIIGILPHITMNLELDLGKAITESGVRIADAQDGFYHVQTALSQRDNIIDWNLGSTDSRVNIPISKMDPGYGDTAPEIIIGDNKELTVPLNSVYDDAAALKDVKAYDTEDGWITNKLVVESNQVDTSREGYYKVKYSVVDSVGLKTTKEIEIHVTNTPPVTGSIKANDFTVGDSNITGIYAGDVAKLRLYINGVSVAWGGNLENGKFTFYAANQNISATDIVTMNAYDKNDKLLQENAPVKVNNATVSGSISPAEYSIGNAEITGNYTGDVAKARVTINGQAQGFGGSFNNGQFTYYVGAGKIKAGDVVTITAYDKNDKVLDANKPVKIKAAATQGTISPAEYSVGDTEITGSYTGDVAKARVTINGKAQAWGGSFNNGRFTYYVGSGKIKAGDVVTITAYDKNDKVLDANKAVSIKSAATQGTISPAEYSVGDTEITGSYTGDVAKARVTINGKAQAWGGSFNNGRFTYYVGSGKIKAGDTVTITAYDKSDKVLDSNKVVKIKAVVQGTISPSVYNVGETTIKGSYTGDIVRARVLINGEPQAWGGTFSGGSFSYYIGAGKIKAGDNVKIVGYSEDNSELSTKVVTVQP